A section of the Campylobacter porcelli genome encodes:
- the pheS gene encoding phenylalanine--tRNA ligase subunit alpha, with translation MQDIISKIDLAASLDELEQIRLELFGKKGSITAEFNRLKDVEPENKKAYAQSLNIKRDTLTAKLNERKIILESEYIKTKMKSEAIDISLFDEPLFTGALHPVMQTMDRIIDYFVAQNFSIETGPLIEDDFHNFEALNLPKHHPARDMQDTFYLKDFRLLRTHTSPVQVRTMLSQKPPIRMIAPGSVFRRDLDLTHTPMFHQIEGLVVEEGTKVSFANLKYILEDFLRYMFGDVKVRFRPSFFPFTEPSTEVDISCIFCSGCGCRVCKQTGWLEVLGSGVVDPNVFEAVGYKNVSGYAFGLGVERFAMLLHRIPDLRSLFEGDIRLLEQFK, from the coding sequence TTGCAAGATATTATTAGTAAGATTGACTTAGCTGCAAGCTTAGATGAATTAGAGCAAATTCGGCTTGAGCTATTTGGCAAAAAGGGTAGCATTACGGCTGAATTTAATAGATTAAAAGATGTTGAGCCTGAAAATAAGAAGGCTTATGCCCAAAGCTTAAATATCAAAAGAGACACTCTAACAGCCAAGCTAAATGAGAGAAAAATAATCCTTGAGAGTGAGTATATTAAAACTAAAATGAAAAGCGAAGCCATTGATATTTCGCTATTTGATGAGCCGCTTTTTACTGGCGCTTTACACCCAGTGATGCAGACAATGGATAGGATTATTGACTATTTTGTAGCACAAAATTTTAGCATTGAGACTGGGCCGCTGATCGAAGATGATTTTCATAATTTTGAAGCTTTAAATTTGCCTAAGCATCACCCAGCAAGAGATATGCAAGATACATTTTATTTAAAAGATTTTAGACTTCTTAGGACTCACACTAGCCCAGTGCAAGTTCGCACTATGCTTAGTCAAAAGCCACCAATTCGTATGATTGCCCCTGGGTCTGTTTTTCGTAGAGATTTAGACCTTACTCACACTCCAATGTTTCATCAAATAGAGGGTTTAGTTGTAGAAGAGGGCACAAAAGTTAGCTTTGCGAATTTAAAATATATTTTAGAAGATTTTTTAAGATATATGTTTGGCGATGTTAAGGTTAGATTTCGCCCTAGCTTTTTCCCATTTACAGAGCCTAGCACAGAGGTTGATATAAGCTGTATATTCTGTAGTGGGTGCGGATGTAGAGTTTGTAAGCAAACAGGCTGGCTAGAGGTCCTTGGTAGTGGCGTTGTCGATCCAAATGTCTTTGAAGCAGTAGGATATAAAAATGTCAGTGGATACGCTTTTGGGCTTGGTGTGGAGCGTTTTGCGATGTTACTTCATAGAATTCCAGATCTTAGAAGCTTGTTTGAAGGGGATATTAGACTATTGGAGCAGTTTAAATGA
- a CDS encoding universal stress protein, with protein sequence MNIKKIFCPLIRTDEIESDIYGGLLIAKKFEAHIDFLSSQMDFESILDMTISRSNMFESLKGAFATELNEQKNKNYQIFKRVCDDLGISIGNIAGVASANFETQNGIRSRVYEYEAKFCDLVVTACPIKGEATSTFDAAVVNSGKNAIIMPNSMKKFSMDNILIGWNGTTSISRSLTNSMSILKKAKNIHIIVTKKYDNSVLDIKTRLLSYLEYHDVNATFEVVTTTNIPGEALLENTLKGNFDMVIASSYGENGVKEIFLGGSTKYFLENTPVPVFM encoded by the coding sequence ATGAATATTAAAAAGATATTTTGTCCATTGATTCGCACTGATGAGATAGAAAGTGATATATATGGCGGTTTGCTTATCGCTAAGAAATTTGAGGCTCATATAGACTTTTTATCTTCGCAAATGGATTTTGAGTCGATTTTAGATATGACTATTAGTAGAAGTAATATGTTTGAGTCATTAAAGGGGGCATTTGCCACAGAGTTAAATGAACAAAAAAATAAAAATTATCAAATTTTTAAAAGAGTTTGCGATGATTTAGGTATAAGTATCGGCAATATCGCCGGTGTGGCAAGTGCGAATTTTGAGACACAAAATGGTATTAGAAGTCGTGTTTATGAGTATGAGGCTAAATTTTGTGATTTAGTCGTTACAGCTTGTCCTATAAAAGGCGAGGCTACATCGACATTTGACGCAGCTGTGGTAAATAGCGGTAAAAACGCAATTATAATGCCAAATTCAATGAAAAAATTTAGTATGGATAATATACTAATTGGCTGGAATGGCACAACAAGCATATCAAGAAGTCTTACAAACTCAATGAGTATATTAAAAAAAGCTAAAAATATTCATATAATTGTAACTAAAAAATATGATAATTCAGTCTTGGATATTAAAACCAGACTTCTTAGCTATCTAGAGTATCATGATGTAAATGCTACATTTGAGGTGGTAACTACTACAAATATTCCAGGTGAGGCCTTGCTAGAAAATACATTAAAAGGCAATTTTGATATGGTTATAGCTAGTAGTTATGGCGAAAATGGGGTAAAAGAGATATTCTTAGGTGGTAGCACGAAGTACTTTTTAGAAAATACTCCAGTGCCGGTATTTATGTAG
- a CDS encoding RDD family protein encodes MRESLEERLYRENITIASINRRVLAYAIDDIIISVLFMLVYWDFIARASNVGVEATLNAISGLFWQIALMKVVYHTFFIWYYAATPGKMLCKIVCIDTIMLSRPSLSSSFIRACVRILSETLFYIGFLWAFGNSQRQTWQDKLAKTVVCNAY; translated from the coding sequence ATGAGAGAGAGTTTAGAAGAGAGATTATATAGGGAAAATATCACCATCGCTAGTATAAATAGGCGTGTTTTAGCGTATGCTATTGATGATATTATCATATCTGTGCTATTTATGCTAGTTTATTGGGATTTTATCGCTAGGGCTAGTAATGTTGGGGTTGAGGCGACATTAAACGCTATATCTGGGTTATTTTGGCAAATTGCGCTTATGAAGGTGGTTTATCATACATTTTTTATATGGTATTACGCTGCTACCCCAGGTAAAATGCTGTGTAAAATAGTCTGTATAGATACCATTATGCTATCTCGCCCAAGCCTTAGTAGTAGCTTTATTAGAGCTTGTGTTAGGATACTTAGCGAAACTCTGTTTTATATCGGATTTTTATGGGCATTTGGAAATTCTCAGCGTCAAACTTGGCAAGATAAGTTAGCCAAAACCGTGGTTTGTAATGCGTATTAG
- a CDS encoding histidine triad nucleotide-binding protein produces MSCIFDKIVAGEIPSNKVLENDKFLAFHDINPKAPVHILIIPKKHYENFQEMDPTLMGEMTKFIQEVAIAIGVDKTGYRLVTNCGENSGQEVPHLHFHMLGGTMLKWTDNHQHDPKSSF; encoded by the coding sequence ATGTCTTGTATTTTTGATAAAATTGTAGCTGGTGAGATTCCATCAAATAAGGTCTTAGAAAATGATAAATTTCTAGCATTTCATGATATAAATCCTAAGGCGCCTGTGCATATCTTGATAATACCTAAAAAGCACTATGAAAATTTCCAAGAGATGGATCCAACTCTAATGGGAGAGATGACAAAATTTATCCAAGAAGTGGCAATAGCCATAGGCGTGGATAAAACTGGATACCGCCTAGTTACTAACTGCGGAGAAAATAGCGGTCAAGAGGTGCCACATCTACACTTCCATATGCTAGGTGGCACAATGCTTAAATGGACTGACAATCACCAACACGACCCAAAAAGTAGCTTCTAA
- a CDS encoding phosphoribosyltransferase family protein: MINPNELKFQNELDAANKLLEALPQKELMDGNFVIVCSSLDSVVLADELANRLELSYELLFSERLYAPNNPECEIAIVSETEEIVYNSELVNAFDISLDFIYGEAHRKYEEKILKNVYKYRKGKLLENLQGRNILLVDLGCQTGITALVCIKSLINLGVKSIVYGTPLIASDILSYFNTLVDSLYYAKKISNFVDVDFYYSDRVAVDSVMSILEDSPHYLPLQKIQKSKEI, encoded by the coding sequence TTGATAAATCCAAATGAACTTAAATTTCAAAATGAGCTAGATGCTGCTAATAAGCTATTAGAGGCGCTGCCGCAAAAAGAGCTTATGGATGGAAATTTTGTTATAGTTTGCTCATCTTTAGATAGTGTAGTGCTAGCTGATGAGTTGGCTAATAGACTTGAACTTAGCTATGAATTGCTTTTTAGTGAGAGATTATACGCTCCAAATAACCCTGAATGCGAGATTGCTATAGTAAGTGAGACTGAGGAGATTGTCTATAATAGTGAGTTAGTTAATGCATTTGATATAAGCTTGGATTTTATATATGGAGAGGCTCATCGTAAATATGAAGAGAAAATTTTAAAAAATGTTTATAAATATCGCAAAGGCAAGTTATTAGAAAATCTTCAAGGTAGAAATATATTATTAGTTGATTTAGGATGTCAAACAGGGATTACAGCTTTAGTGTGTATAAAATCACTAATAAATTTAGGCGTCAAATCCATAGTGTATGGCACACCATTAATCGCTTCTGATATACTATCATATTTTAATACCTTAGTTGATAGCTTATATTATGCTAAGAAGATAAGTAATTTTGTGGATGTGGATTTTTATTATAGTGATAGGGTGGCGGTGGATTCTGTTATGTCTATTTTAGAAGATAGCCCACACTATCTACCATTACAAAAAATACAAAAATCAAAGGAGATATAG
- a CDS encoding LPS-assembly protein LptD, giving the protein MRIRSLAFVGLLFNKLLGNVENVEFLASDVQKDGDIITANGNVLLYSQNYLASASSAKYDQKNKIIELFGNVSLMRGEYETSRAEYARIDLSTNEMIFENSFIMDKKKEIWLQGAQSCNSDEMVSVKNSIVSSCNVSDPDWHIGFSKGELNKQSKFLHLYNPVFYVKNTPVMYLPYFGFSTDKTRRTGLLTPQLSYSKDEGLVYLQPFYIAEYNEWDLEFDPQIRTNRGVGLYSTFRFADSPYSSGYIRGGVFEERSEYKQKENLKNKQHSGIEVGYDRDKLVGYLIDGDFKEGLWLEFVNLNDIDYLNLRGRNGGNYDSLVQSKLNYFITTDNQYLGTYAKYYIDTAKIGTKYGNDDTLQELPRIQYHSFFDTFIVPNLTYSFDFKYHNYTRKIGASANQYEIDIPLGLQFGIFDDYANLYLSQNLYASHIDYNRAKYYNGTDFYTNNSDDIINHYHRILLESDIARAFSSFYHTLNFKFDYIKPGYNDGDTNEKLLKYYLIQDGMAYNASNLSLFEDNFIDRISNKYTIERLAFEGSQFFYDSMGQKLIRHSIKQSYNFDDSDMESLENRFNLYYGNFDFANKIEYSHIDNDLSKIQTGISYNGSKIATRVWHTYDKNYYDGDAYDKESYISGSANFKLPYNYELFAGVDYDLQRDYTKMWQSGIHYKRKCWDYSLIYKEDIEPKNTSAGIESKKSQGVYIYFSFYPLGEFKYDFSIEQDSKAIN; this is encoded by the coding sequence ATGCGTATTAGATCACTAGCTTTTGTTGGGCTTTTATTTAATAAGCTTTTAGGCAATGTAGAAAATGTCGAATTTCTAGCTAGTGATGTCCAAAAAGATGGAGATATAATCACTGCTAATGGTAATGTTTTATTATATTCGCAAAACTATTTAGCTAGTGCTAGTAGTGCAAAGTATGATCAAAAAAATAAAATTATTGAGCTATTTGGCAATGTTAGCCTAATGCGTGGAGAGTATGAGACTAGTAGGGCTGAGTATGCTAGGATAGATCTAAGCACTAATGAAATGATCTTTGAAAATAGCTTTATAATGGATAAAAAGAAGGAGATTTGGCTACAAGGTGCTCAAAGTTGTAATAGCGATGAGATGGTAAGTGTAAAGAATTCTATAGTCTCAAGTTGTAATGTTAGCGATCCAGATTGGCATATAGGATTTAGCAAAGGAGAGTTAAATAAACAGAGTAAATTCTTACACCTTTACAATCCAGTATTTTATGTCAAAAATACCCCAGTTATGTATCTTCCATATTTTGGTTTTAGCACTGATAAGACTAGAAGAACAGGGCTTTTAACCCCGCAACTATCATATAGCAAAGATGAAGGACTGGTATATTTACAGCCATTTTATATAGCTGAGTATAATGAGTGGGATTTGGAATTTGATCCGCAGATCCGCACAAATAGAGGTGTTGGGCTATACTCTACATTTAGATTTGCTGACTCGCCATACTCTAGTGGATATATCCGTGGTGGTGTATTTGAAGAAAGAAGTGAGTATAAACAAAAAGAGAATTTAAAAAACAAACAGCACTCTGGTATAGAGGTAGGATATGATAGGGATAAGCTTGTTGGGTATTTGATAGATGGCGATTTTAAAGAAGGGTTGTGGCTGGAGTTTGTAAATTTAAATGATATTGATTATTTAAATTTGCGAGGTCGAAATGGGGGCAATTATGACTCTTTAGTCCAATCTAAGTTAAACTACTTTATTACTACTGATAATCAATATTTAGGAACTTATGCAAAATATTATATAGATACAGCAAAAATCGGCACTAAATATGGCAACGATGATACACTTCAAGAGCTGCCAAGAATCCAATATCATAGCTTTTTTGATACATTTATAGTTCCAAATTTGACCTATTCATTTGATTTTAAATATCATAATTACACAAGAAAGATTGGAGCTAGTGCTAATCAATATGAGATAGATATTCCGCTTGGATTGCAGTTTGGGATATTTGATGATTATGCGAATTTATATTTAAGCCAGAATCTATATGCTTCACATATAGATTATAATCGTGCTAAATACTATAATGGCACTGATTTTTATACTAATAATAGCGATGATATAATCAACCATTATCACAGAATTTTACTAGAAAGTGATATAGCTAGAGCTTTTAGCAGTTTTTACCACACTTTAAATTTTAAATTTGATTATATTAAACCTGGATATAATGATGGCGATACTAATGAAAAGCTTTTAAAATATTATTTAATCCAAGATGGAATGGCGTATAATGCTAGCAATTTATCGCTTTTTGAAGATAATTTTATAGATAGAATTTCAAATAAATATACAATCGAGCGACTGGCATTTGAAGGTTCGCAGTTTTTTTATGATTCAATGGGACAAAAGCTAATAAGGCATAGTATAAAACAGAGCTATAACTTTGATGATAGTGATATGGAGAGCTTGGAGAATAGATTTAATTTATACTATGGAAATTTTGATTTTGCCAATAAAATAGAGTATTCTCATATTGATAATGATCTTTCAAAAATCCAAACAGGCATCTCATATAATGGTAGCAAAATCGCAACAAGAGTATGGCATACATATGATAAAAACTACTATGATGGAGATGCATATGATAAAGAGAGCTATATAAGCGGTAGTGCAAATTTTAAATTGCCATATAATTATGAGCTATTTGCCGGGGTGGATTATGATTTACAAAGAGATTATACTAAGATGTGGCAAAGTGGAATTCACTATAAGAGAAAGTGCTGGGATTATAGTTTAATATATAAAGAAGATATTGAGCCAAAAAACACAAGTGCTGGTATAGAGTCTAAAAAGAGCCAAGGAGTATATATATATTTTAGTTTCTATCCATTGGGTGAGTTTAAATATGATTTCTCTATAGAACAAGATAGTAAGGCGATAAATTGA
- a CDS encoding polyribonucleotide nucleotidyltransferase — protein MQCSIEVNNQIQIFDLNKVAKQASGAVLLRVKNSVVLATVAREDTQVEEDFLPLTVQYIEKQYAAGRIPGGYVKRETKPGDFETLTSRIIDRSLRPLFPKGYAYPTQIVVMVLSADPEVDLQVIGLNAASVALYLSDIPVERPVCGVRVGHIDGEFILNPSNSELKKSTLDLYVAGVKDELLMIEMRSLPTISNDMAPMMIMDPVMDMGLCSDFIQKQSMNEFDENKMLEAIKFANIAILNGSNAYEEAFREYKKAPARLEYKSEIENRDIAIYIDEFYKDEVKNAINQMAKSERASQLNQIASQIASSDTAISESWDKELILNILSKYKKKIVREQIINQGLRADGRGLRDVRPISIETNILPNAHGSCLFTRGQTQALVVATLGTDSDAQMSELLTEKGVVADKFMFNYNFPGFSVGEASAIKAPGRRELGHGNLAKRALYPSVELDSPYSIRLVSEILESNGSSSMASVCGGSLALRAAGVQSSKLVAGVAMGLVFEGDKYAILTDIMGLEDHDGDMDFKVAGSIDGITALQMDIKLGGISQEVLKEALLQAKEAREHILNIMQKANDDIVVNEDILPKLELFSVDPSKIVDIIGQAGKTIKEIIEKFDVSIDLDREKGEVKVSGAQKGKVEAAKEYIIQITQKEQKSRGGKKDSKNIDSFKIGDEFEGEIIKIATFGAFISLRDGVDGLLHISKIKSPIKEGERLKVKVSEIKSGKISLDLV, from the coding sequence ATGCAGTGCAGTATAGAGGTAAATAATCAAATTCAAATTTTCGATCTAAACAAGGTCGCTAAACAAGCTAGTGGAGCAGTGCTTTTAAGAGTAAAAAATAGTGTAGTATTAGCTACAGTAGCAAGAGAAGATACACAAGTTGAAGAAGATTTTTTACCCTTAACTGTCCAATATATAGAAAAGCAATACGCAGCTGGGAGAATTCCAGGCGGATATGTTAAGCGTGAGACAAAACCTGGCGACTTTGAGACCCTTACAAGTCGCATAATTGATAGAAGTCTTCGTCCGCTATTTCCTAAGGGCTATGCTTATCCTACGCAAATAGTAGTGATGGTATTGAGTGCTGATCCAGAGGTGGATTTACAAGTTATTGGATTAAATGCTGCAAGCGTGGCACTATATTTAAGCGATATTCCAGTTGAGCGTCCAGTATGTGGGGTTAGAGTTGGGCATATTGATGGTGAGTTTATTTTAAATCCTAGCAACTCTGAGCTTAAAAAATCCACCCTTGATCTATATGTAGCTGGTGTTAAAGATGAGCTTTTGATGATAGAGATGAGAAGTTTGCCAACCATCTCAAACGATATGGCACCTATGATGATTATGGATCCAGTGATGGATATGGGGCTTTGTAGTGATTTTATCCAAAAGCAATCTATGAATGAATTTGATGAAAATAAGATGCTCGAAGCGATTAAATTTGCCAATATAGCTATACTAAACGGCTCTAATGCTTACGAAGAGGCCTTTAGAGAGTATAAGAAAGCACCAGCACGACTAGAGTATAAAAGTGAGATAGAAAATAGAGATATTGCCATTTATATAGATGAATTTTATAAAGATGAGGTAAAAAATGCCATAAATCAGATGGCAAAAAGTGAGCGAGCTAGTCAGTTAAATCAAATTGCTAGTCAAATAGCCTCTAGCGATACTGCTATAAGCGAGTCTTGGGACAAGGAGCTTATCTTAAATATCTTAAGTAAATATAAGAAAAAAATTGTAAGAGAGCAGATAATAAATCAAGGTTTAAGAGCCGATGGTAGAGGCTTAAGAGATGTAAGACCTATTAGCATTGAGACAAATATATTGCCAAATGCACACGGAAGTTGCCTATTTACAAGGGGTCAAACTCAAGCTTTAGTAGTAGCGACTTTGGGGACTGATAGCGATGCTCAAATGAGTGAGTTACTCACAGAAAAAGGCGTTGTAGCAGATAAATTTATGTTTAATTATAATTTTCCTGGATTTAGCGTAGGGGAAGCATCTGCCATTAAGGCTCCAGGTCGCAGAGAGCTAGGTCATGGAAATTTAGCCAAAAGGGCGTTATATCCAAGCGTGGAGCTAGATAGTCCATACTCTATTAGGCTTGTTAGCGAAATTTTAGAAAGTAATGGCTCAAGCTCTATGGCTAGTGTGTGCGGTGGCTCTTTAGCACTTAGAGCCGCTGGAGTACAAAGCTCTAAATTAGTAGCTGGAGTGGCTATGGGGTTGGTATTTGAAGGCGATAAATATGCGATATTAACTGATATTATGGGGTTAGAAGACCACGATGGGGATATGGATTTTAAAGTAGCAGGTAGCATAGATGGCATTACGGCACTTCAGATGGATATTAAACTTGGCGGGATCAGTCAAGAGGTATTAAAAGAGGCACTTTTACAAGCTAAAGAGGCAAGAGAGCATATCTTAAACATTATGCAAAAAGCAAATGATGATATAGTGGTAAATGAGGATATATTGCCAAAGCTAGAGCTATTTAGCGTTGATCCATCAAAGATTGTAGATATTATCGGTCAAGCTGGTAAGACTATCAAAGAGATAATTGAGAAATTTGATGTAAGTATTGATTTAGATAGAGAAAAAGGCGAAGTTAAGGTATCTGGAGCACAAAAAGGCAAGGTAGAAGCAGCAAAAGAGTATATAATCCAAATTACACAAAAAGAGCAAAAATCAAGAGGCGGTAAAAAAGATAGCAAAAATATTGATAGCTTTAAAATAGGAGATGAATTTGAAGGAGAGATTATCAAGATAGCTACATTTGGTGCATTTATCTCACTAAGAGATGGCGTAGATGGGCTTTTACATATCTCAAAAATCAAATCTCCAATCAAAGAAGGGGAGCGTCTTAAGGTAAAAGTAAGCGAGATTAAGTCTGGTAAAATCTCATTAGATTTAGTTTAA